The window GCCTTCGCTGTGCCCCTGGGGGCCACCACCAAGATGGACGGCTGCGCGGCCATTTATCCGGCCATTTCGGCGATCTTTGTGGCCCAGTTCTTCGGCCTGCATCTGGACCTGACCGACTATTTCCTGATCGTCTTCGTCTCGGTGATCGGTTCGGCCGCTACGGCGGGGCTGACGGGGGCGACCGTGATGCTGACCCTGACCCTGTCGACCCTGGGCCTGCCGCTGGAAGGCGCGGGTCTGCTTCTGGCCATCGATCCGATCCTCGACATGGGCCGGACGGCGGTCAATGTCGCCGGCCAGGCCCTGATCCCGACCCTCGTGACCAAGCGGGAAGGGATCCTGGATCTGGAGATCTACAATGCCGCCCGCTCACCGGACGATGCCGTGCAGGCCGCCGAATAGGCGAGCCCGGTTGCGCCCCTCGACGTTAGCGGCGAGTTTGCCTTTCCAGGTGCGTTGAGGGAATCGATGGTGTCGAAGGCGAGTGAAGGCGGCCGATCCGGGCCGAGCCGTCGGACCATGCTGGCCGGTGCGGCGGCCCTTGCTGGCTATGCCGTCTCGGCTCCTGCCCATGCCGCCAGCAAGGCCTCTGATCGGATCGAGGCGCTTCTCGCCCGGATGACCATCGAGGAAAAGGCGGGGCAGCTGTCGTGCTTCGCCGACATGATCCGCCCGCCGATCGGCGACATCAATCCCCTGGTCAATCTTCGCAACGCCCAGACCCTGCTGGCCGAGACCCGGGCCGGCCGCATCGGCGTCCTGATGAACGGCATGGGCACCCAGGGAGCCCTGGACGCGCAGAAGGCGGCGGTCGAGGGCTCGCGTCTGAAGATCCCGCTGCTGTTCGCGGCCGATGTCATCCATGGATTCCGCACGGTCTTCCCGATCCCCCTGGCCGAGTCCGGCAGCTTTGATCCACATCTCTGCGAGCGCACGGCCCGGGCTGCGGCGTCCGAAGCCACGGCTTCGGGTCTGCACTGGACCTTTGCGCCGATGGTCGATGTGGCGCGCGATCAGCGCTGGGGCAGGGTGGCGGAAGGGGCCGGCGAGGATGTCTATCTGGGTGAGGTCCTTGGGGCTGCACGGGTTCGGGGCTTCCAGGGCAAGGACCTGAAGGCCGAAGACAGCATGCTGGCCACGCCCAAGCACTTTGCCGCCTATGGGGCGGTGACGGCAGGGCTGGAATACAACGCCGTCGAACTGTCCGAGGCCACCTTGCGCGAGGTGCATCTGCCGCCCTTCCAGGCCGCCTTTGACGCGGGTGCCCTGAGCACCATGTCGGCCTTCAACGACATCAACGGTGTGCCCTCGACCGCCAACAAGCGCCTGCTGACCGATGTCTTGCGCGGCGAATGGGGCTTCAAGGGCGTGGTGATCTCCGACTACACCGCCGACCAGGAACTGGTGGCTCATGGCTTTGCCGCTGATGATCGTGACGCCGCACGCCAGGCGATCCTGGCCGGTGTCGACATCAGCATGCAGAGTGGCCTCTATCTGCGCTACCTGCCGGAACTGACTGCTTCTGGCGCAGTGCCCATGGCCGTGGTTGACGCCTCGGTACGGCGGGTGCTGGCCCTGAAAGAAGCCCTGGGCCTGTTCGACAATCCGTACCGCTCGATCAATGACAAGGTCGAGGCGATGCGCACGGCGACGCCGGCCCTGCGCCAGCTGAGCCGCGAGGCCGGCGGTCGCTCGATCGTTCTGCTGCGGAATGAGGGCGGACTCCTGCCCCTGCCGCGTTCTGGCAAGCGCTTGGCCCTGATTGGTCCGTTTGCGGAAGACCGTGACAATGTCGTCGGACCCTGGGCCTTTTTTGGCGACAAGTCCCTGAATGTCGACCTGGCCACCGGCCTGCGCGCCGCCATGGCCAGTCCGACCGATCTGATCGTCGAACGCGGCTGCGAGGTTGAAACCACGATCGCGGGCGGCTTCGAACGGGCCGTGGCGGCGGCTCAGGCGGCTGACATCGTGCTGCTGGCGGTCGGCGAGAGCCAGGACATGAGCGGTGAGGCCAAGTCCCGCACCGATATCCGCATCCCGCCCGTTCAGCAGCGTCTGGCCGAAGCCATAGCAGCGACCGGCAAGCCCGTCGTTGTCCTGCTGCGCCATGGCCGTGCCATCGCCCTGGAGGGCGTGGTGCGCGACGCCAAGGCCATCCTGGCGACCTGGTTCCTGGGAAGTGAGATGGGCAACGCCGTCGCGGACGTGGTGTTTGGAGCGGTCAATCCATCGGCTCGACTGCCTGTCAGCTTTCCGCTCGAGAGCGGACAGCAGCCCTTTTATTACAACAGTCGAACAACGGGCCGCCCGGCCCCGGCCGACCCCAATGGCCAGGAATACAAGGCCCGCTGGCGGTCGATCCGTAACGATGCGCTCTTTCCGTTCGGCTTTGGCCTTGGCTACACCAGCTTTGCGCTCAGCGATCTCAAGCTCAGCGAGGCCCGTCTGCGCTGGAACAATACCCTGCATGTCACGGCCAAGGTCGCCAATACGGGACCGGTGCATGGCGAGCATGTCGTCCAGCTCTATGTCCGGGATCGGGTCGCCAGCCGGACGCGGCCGGTCCGTGAACTGAAAGGCTTTCAGCGGGTCTCGCTGGCCCCGGGAGCCAGCCGCGAGATCCGGTTCGACCTTCGACGCGACAATCTGATGTTCCTGGGTGACCAGGACCGCTGGGTGGTCGAGCCCGGCGTCTTCGACCTGTGGGTGGCCAATTCGTCGATCGATGGTCTGACCGGCAGTTTCGAATTGCTGGATAGCTAGGCGCTGCTTGCCTGATCAACCCTTCTGGCTTCGACGCCAAGAGGATCGAGGCAAAGTCTCGCCAGCGTCGAATTCTTAACAAGGGGACGAATCACCTGGTTCATCAGGACCGGTGTGAGAGGGATCGACATGCTGATAAGCGATCCCGATGCAGGGTGCAGGCAAGCGTCTGCAGCGACCTTTGCGTGATCCTAGGTCCGGGTCAGTCAACAAATAAGATATTGATATTTATAAATGTTGCCGGGTTTCCGCGTCTCGTTGGGCGCGCGCTCAGATCCTTGCCCAGGGCCGCCTGACGCTGCGTCCGCGTGTCCCGTTGAAACCTCTTGGAAAGAAAATATGGTTACCAAAACTCGACCTTAACGGGTCTGAGTCGCGGCCGGCATCTCCCGGTCTCGGTTTCTACACTGCTTAGAGTCGCGCGCGCTCCGTGCGGACCCCGGCCAGGACAGCTGAATGTCGATCTCGAGCCTCTCCGCCGCTCAAATCTCGGCCCTTCCGGCCAGCGTCATCCAGTCGCTGTCGACCACCGAGATCCAGTCGCTCAGCTCCACCCAGATCGGGGCCATCAACGCCAGCGGCATCGAGGTGCTGGCCGATACCCAGGTTGCGGCCCTCAGCTCGACCCAGATCAAGGCCCTCACCACTACCCAGATCCCGAAGTTTGCGCCGAACGTCGTCTTCGACGTCAGCCAGCTGACGACCCTCAGCGGTCAGCAGGTTTCGGCCCTGACTTCCACCCAACTGGCCGGCCTGGACACCTCGCACATCGGCGCGCTGAGCGCGACGCAGGTCAGCGTTCTGTCGGCGACGAATTTCTCGGGCCTGGTGGGCACCCAGGTGGCGGCTCTGTCGAGCACCCAGATCAAGGGCATGACGGCGACCCAGCTGAAGGGTCTGTCCACCACCGATATCGGCGAACTGGCCAATACCCAGGTACAGGCCCTGACCGTCGCCCAGCTCGGGGCCCTGTCGGGTGCCCAGGTCTCGACCCTTGATCTGACCCAGGTGGCGGCCCTGTCCACGACCCAGATCGGCAGCCTGACCGCGACCCAGCTGAAAGGGCTGAGCACCACCGATATTGCTGAACTCTCGACCACACAGGTTGGGGCCCTTTCGGCGTCGCAGGTCGGTAGCCTCGCCTCCACCCAGGTCTCCGCCCTGGCTGATACCCAGGTGGCGGCGCTGAATGCCACCCAGGTCAAGGGCCTGACGGCGGGCCAGCTGAAGGATCTGTCGACCGCCGATGTCGGCAAGTTGCTCGACACCCAGGTGGCCGCCCTGACCGCGACCCAGGTCTCGTCCCTGACCGCGACCAACCTGTCGAACCTGGACGCCACCCAGACGGCGGCGCTGAATGCCACCCAGATCAAGGCCCTGACGACCACCCAGGTCAAAGGCCTGAATGCTGCGGATATCGGCGAACTGTCGGAAACCCAGGTTTCGGCCCTGACGACCGCTCAGGTCGCCGTGCTCGACACGACCAATCTGAAGGCCCTCTCGACCACCCAGGTCGCAGCCCTGTCGGCGTCGCAGATCGGGGCCCTGAGCGTGACCAACGTCTCGGCCATGCTCGACACCCAGGTGGCGGCCCTCAACGCCACCCAGATCAAGGGTCTGACGACCTCCCAACTGGCCGGCCTGACGACCGGTGACATCGCCGAGTTGGCGGACACCCAGGTCGCGGCCCTGACGGCCACACAGGTTTCCGCCCTTAGCGCGACCGGCGTGTCGGCGCTCAACGCCACCCAAACGGCGGCGCTCAATGCCACCCAGATCAAGGCTCTGACGGCAACCCAGCTCAAGGGTCTGACGGTCGGCGACATCGGTGAACTGGCCGATACCCAGGTGGCGGCCCTGACGCCGACCCAGCTGTCCAACCTTTCGGCGACCAATATCTCGGCGCTTGACGCCACCCAGACTGCCGCCCTGAGCGCCACCCAGATCAAGGGTCTGACCAGCACCCAGATCCGTGGCCTCAGCGCCGGCGACATGGCCGAGCTCTCGACCACCCAGATTGGGGCCCTGACCGCGGATCAGGTCAAGTCCCTGACCGAAACCAACATCTCTGCCCTGGTCGACACGCAGATTGCGGCCCTGACCAATACCCAGGTCCAGGCCCTGACCACGACCCAGCTCAAGGGTCTGTCGGTCGGCGACATCACCGAGCTTTCGGCGACCCAGGTCGGTGCTCTGGGCACGGCCCAGATCAGCGCCCTTTCGGTCACCAACCTGCAGCAGCTCTCGACCACCCAGATCGGTGGCATTAACGCCACCCAGATCGCCGCCCTGTCCAATACCAGCGTCACCCTGCTGGCCGACACCCAGTTCGCGGCGCTGAGTTCCACACAGATCAAGGGCCTGACTGTCGGCCAGCTGGGCGCGCTGACCACCGCCAATGTCGGCTATCTGGCCGATACCCAGGTTGGAGCCCTGACCGCGACCCAGATCGGCGCTCTCACGGCGACCGGTGTCTCGGCGCTTAATGCGACCCAGACGGCCGCGCTCAATGCCACCCAGATCAAGGGCCTGACGGCCACCCAACTGAAGGGGCTCTCGGCCGGCGACATCGGTGACCTGGCCGACACCCAGGTTGCGGCCCTGACTGCGACCCAGATCGGTGCCCTGTCGGCCACGGGCGTCTCGGCCCTGAACCAGACCCAGACGGCGGCGCTGAATGCGACCCAGATCAAGGGCCTGACCGCCACCCAGCTGGGTGGCCTTTCGACCGGCGACATCAGTGAGCTGGTCGACACCCAGATCCAGGCCCTGACCGTCGCCCAATTGGGCGCGCTGTCGGCGACCAATGTCTCGGCACTAGACGCGACCCAGACCGCCGCCCTGACGGCGACCCAGATCAAGGGTCTGACGACGACCCAATTGAAGGGCCTGACGACCACCGACATCGGCGAACTGACGGGCGACCAGATCGGTGCCCTGACCGCCTCGCAGACGGCGGCCCTGGCCGTGACCAATCTGCAAGCCCTGTCGACGACCCAGGTCGGAGCCCTGAGCGCCGCCCAGATCGGCGCCCTGAGCACGACCGCCTTCTCGGCCCTGGTCGATACCCAGATCGCCGTCCTCAATGCGACCCAGATCAAGGGGCTGACCGCGACCCAGTTGGGGGCCCTGACCACGGGCGATATCGGTGAGTTCGCGGACACCCAGGTGGCGGCCCTGACCGCGACCCAGGTGGCGGCCCTGAGCGTCACGGGCCTGTCCGCCCTGAACCAGACCCAGACGGCGGCCCTTAACGCTACCCAGATCAAGGCCCTGACGCCGACCCAGCTGAAAGGCCTGACGGCCGGTGATGTCGGCGAACTGGCCGATACCCAGGTGGCGGCCCTGACCGCGACCCAACTGGGAAGCCTGTCGACCACGGGGGTCTCTGCCCTCAACTCGACCCAGACCGCCGCCCTGAATGCCACCCAGATCAAGGGCCTGACAGCCACCCAGATCAAGGGACTGTCGACCGCCGACATCGGTGAACTGCTCGACACCCAGGTCGCGGCCCTGACCGTCGACCAGGTGAAGGCGCTGTCGGAGACCAATATCTCGGCCCTGAGCCAGACTCAGGTCGCGGCCCTGACCGGCACCCAGGTGGCAGCCCTGACCACGACCCAGCTGAAGGGGCTGTCGACCGTCGATATCGGCGAGTTGTCGGCGACCCAGGTCGGCCAACTGGGCGCAGCCCAGATCAGCGCCCTGTCGGTGACCAACCTGCAGGAACTGACCACCACCCAGATCGGCGGCCTGACCGCCACCCAGATCGGGGCCATTTCGACGACCAACATCGTCGAGCTGGAAACGGCGCAGTTGCGGTCCCTGAACGAAACCCAGGTCAAGGGCCTGACCGCAGCGCAGCTCAAGAGCTTTGGCGCTGACGAAATCTCCGCCCTCGTCGACACCCAGGTCGCCGCTCTGACGGCAACCCAGGTCAGCGCCCTGTCTACAACGGCCATCAATGCGCTCGATGCGACCCAACAGTCGACCTTGTCGACGACCCAGATCAAGGCTCTGACCACCACCCAGATCGCCGGGTTCAACGGTGGCAACACGTTCTTCCTGCTCGACACCCAGGTGGCGGCCCTCACTGGCACGCAGCTGGCTGCGCTGAGCACCGGCAATCTGATCCAGCTCGCCAACAACGACACCCAGCAGGCTGCCCTGACCACCACCCAGGTCAAGGCGCTGACAACGACCCAGGTCTCAGGCCTGAACGGCAGCCTCGCGCAGTTCGATGTCACCCAGATCCAGGCCCTGACCGCGACCCAGGTCGGTGCGTTCCAGTCCGGATCGACCGGCTCTCTGAACGCCACCCAGGCCGCGTCACTGACTACCACCCAGGTCGGGGCCCTGAAGGGAGACGCTCTTCAGACCTTCTTCGCGGCGCAAGGCGCCAACATTCAGTCGACCCAGATCCCGGCCTTGACGACCTCGCAGATCGCAGGCCTGCCGGGGGGCTTGGCCATTGGATTGCTGAATGAGACCCAGTTCGGGGTGTTCAGCGCTACCCAGATCGGCGCGCTGAAGATCTCCGACATCCTCGCTCTGACCAACGAGGATATCGGCGTCCTCTCGACCACCCAGATCAAGGGCTTCACCACGTCGCAGATGGCGGCGATGAACCCCGGCGTCACCGACGCTTTGGTTGGGACCCAGATCGAAGCCTTTACCACCAGCCAGATTGCGGCCCTGTCGGCCACCAGCTTCAAATATCTGGATGAAACCCAGGCTGCGGCCCTGACCACGACCCAGATGAAGGCCCTGACCGCGACCCAGCTGAAGATGCTGGATCCGAACGACCGGGATGACTTCAGCGGCACCCAGCTGTCGGCCCTGTCGGCGGCCCAGGTCAGCAGCCTGACGGCGGACTTTGTCTCCTATCTCGACGAAACCCGCACGGCCGCCTTCACGGCGACCCAGATCAAGGGTCTGACGGCAACCCAGCTGAAGGGCCTGACGACCACCGATATCGGTGAACTGACGTCGACCCAGGTCGGTGCCCTGACGGGTGATCAGCTCAAGGCCCTGGCCGATACCGCGATCGCGGCCCTGAGCGAGACCCAGGTCGCCAGCCTCAGCAATACTCAGATCCAGGCCCTGACCACCACCCAGCTGCGTGGCCTGGCGCCGACCGACATCGGCGAGCTTTCGGCCACCCAGGTCGGCGCACTCGCCGTCGCCCAGATCGCTGCCCTGACCGTCACCGGCCTGCAGTCGCTGTCGACGACCCAGATCGGCGGAATCAGTGCGACCCAGATCGCCGCCCTCGCGGCCACCAGCATCACCCAGCTGGCCGATACCCAGATCGCGGCTCTGAGCACGACCCAGATCAAGGGCCTGACGGCCGGCCAGCTGACCAACCTGTCGGCCGCCAAGGCCCAGGGCCTGGCCGACACCCAGGTCGGGGCCCTGACCGCCACCCAGCTGGGCTCGCTGACCGCGACCGCCTTCTCGGCGCTTGACGCCACCCAGGTGGCCGCTCTGAACGCCACCCAGATCAAGGGCCTGACGGCGACCCAGCTGAAGGGGCTGAACACGGGCGATATCGGCGAACTGGCCGATACCCAGGTCCAGGCCCTGACCGTTACACAGCTTGGCGCGATGACGGCGACCGGCATTTCTGACCTGAATGCCACCCAGACTGCGGCCCTGTCCGCGACCCAGATCAAGGGTCTGACGGCAACCCAGCTGAAGGGTCTCTCGACCACTGACATGGCCGAACTGTCGCCCACCCAGGTGGCCGCCATGTCCGCCGACCAGCTTAAGGCTCTGTCGGAGACCAATGTCTCGGCCATGAGCGAGACCCAGATTGCGGCCCTGGCCAATACCCAGATCCAGGCGCTGAGCACCACCCAGCTCAAGGGCCTCTCGGTCGGCGATATCGGTGAGCTGTCGGCCACCCAGGTCGGGGCCCTGAGCGCCGCCCAGATCGGGGCCCTGTCGATCACCAATCTGCAGGCCCTGAGCACGACCCAGATCGGAGGCATGTCGGCGACCCAGATCGGCACGCTGTCGGCCACCAATGTCAGCCTTCTGGCGGACACCCAGTTTGCCGCGCTCAGCACGACCCAGGTCAAGGGTCTGACGAGCGCCCAGCTGGCGGGCCTGACCACCGGCAATATCGGTGATCTCGCCGACACCCAGATCGGGGCCCTGACCGCCACCCAGATCGGCGCGCTCAGCGCGACCAGCGTCTCGGCTCTGGATCAGACCCAGACTGCGGCTCTGTCCGCGACCCAGATCAAGGGCCTGACGGCCAGCCAGTTGAGGGGCCTGTCGGCCGTCGACATCGGTGAACTCGCCGATACCCAGGTCGCCGCCCTGACTGCGACCCAGTTGGGTAGCCTGTCGAACACCGGGGTCTCGGCCCTGGCCGGCACCCAGGTGGCCGCACTCAACGCCACCCAGATCAAGGGTTTGACGACCACCCAGCTCGCGGCCCTGAACACCACGGATATCGGCGAACTGGCCGACACCCAGGTCGGTGCCCTGACGGTGGTGCAACTGGCGGCTCTCAGCGCCACCAATGTTTCGGCTCTGAACCAGACCCAGACGGCGGCGATCACGACCACGGCGATCAAGGCTCTGACGACGACCCAGATCAAGGGCCTCAACACGACCGATATGGGCGAGTTGTCTGCCGACCAGATCGGGGCCCTGACCACTTCCCAGATCGCAGCGGTGGACGTCACCAACCTGCAGGCCTTGTCGACCACCCAGGTCGGCGCCCTCAGCGCGGCCCAGATCAGCGTCCTGTCCGCCACGGCTGTCTCGGCGCTCGCCGATACCCAGGTCGCGGCCCTGAACGCCACCCAGATCAAGGGTCTGACCGCCTCGCAACTGGCCGGGCTGAAAGTCACCGACATCGCTGAACTGGCCGACACCCAGATCGCCGCCCTGACGCCGACCCAGCTGACCAGCCTGTCGGCCACCAACCTGTCGGCGCTGGACGCTACCCAGGTCGCGGCCCTCAGCACGACCCAGATCAAGGGTCTGACGGCCACCCAGCTGAAGGGTCTGAGCACGGCCGACATCGGCCAGTTCTCTGAAACCCAGATCGGCGCCCTGACGGCGGATCAGCTGAAGGCCCTGTCCGAGACCAATGTCTCGGCTCTGGCCAATACCCAGGTCGCGGCCCTGAGCACGACCCAGGTCCAGGCCCTCACGGCAACCCAGCTCAAGGGCCTGTCGATCACGGACGTCGGCGAACTGTCGACCACCCAGGTCGGTGCCCTGACCGCCGCCCAGATCGGTGCCTTTACCGCGAC of the Caulobacter henricii genome contains:
- a CDS encoding glycoside hydrolase family 3 N-terminal domain-containing protein, which translates into the protein MVSKASEGGRSGPSRRTMLAGAAALAGYAVSAPAHAASKASDRIEALLARMTIEEKAGQLSCFADMIRPPIGDINPLVNLRNAQTLLAETRAGRIGVLMNGMGTQGALDAQKAAVEGSRLKIPLLFAADVIHGFRTVFPIPLAESGSFDPHLCERTARAAASEATASGLHWTFAPMVDVARDQRWGRVAEGAGEDVYLGEVLGAARVRGFQGKDLKAEDSMLATPKHFAAYGAVTAGLEYNAVELSEATLREVHLPPFQAAFDAGALSTMSAFNDINGVPSTANKRLLTDVLRGEWGFKGVVISDYTADQELVAHGFAADDRDAARQAILAGVDISMQSGLYLRYLPELTASGAVPMAVVDASVRRVLALKEALGLFDNPYRSINDKVEAMRTATPALRQLSREAGGRSIVLLRNEGGLLPLPRSGKRLALIGPFAEDRDNVVGPWAFFGDKSLNVDLATGLRAAMASPTDLIVERGCEVETTIAGGFERAVAAAQAADIVLLAVGESQDMSGEAKSRTDIRIPPVQQRLAEAIAATGKPVVVLLRHGRAIALEGVVRDAKAILATWFLGSEMGNAVADVVFGAVNPSARLPVSFPLESGQQPFYYNSRTTGRPAPADPNGQEYKARWRSIRNDALFPFGFGLGYTSFALSDLKLSEARLRWNNTLHVTAKVANTGPVHGEHVVQLYVRDRVASRTRPVRELKGFQRVSLAPGASREIRFDLRRDNLMFLGDQDRWVVEPGVFDLWVANSSIDGLTGSFELLDS